One Pyrococcus furiosus DSM 3638 genomic region harbors:
- a CDS encoding LSm family protein: MESLLEKVLKEWKGHKVAVSVGGDHSFTGTLEDFDEEVILLKDVVDVIGNRGKQMLIGLEDINWIMLLE, translated from the coding sequence ATGGAAAGCCTACTTGAAAAAGTTCTCAAGGAATGGAAAGGGCATAAAGTAGCAGTTTCCGTTGGAGGGGATCACTCGTTTACTGGAACGTTAGAGGATTTTGATGAGGAGGTAATCCTTCTCAAGGATGTGGTTGATGTAATAGGAAATAGAGGAAAGCAGATGCTTATAGGGTTGGAGGATATAAACTGGATAATGCTACTAGAGTAG
- a CDS encoding geranylgeranylglycerol-phosphate geranylgeranyltransferase, whose translation MEVKGFIEIMRPHNCILAGIVGILGALVAYEGIPDIKTLTLIFWVVYFGCSGGNTANDYFDYEIDKINRPNRPLPRGAMSRRAALYYALLQYAIGSILAYFLNIRAFVFATIAYFLTFLYGWKLKPLPLVGNITVAALTAATPIYGAIGVGRIGLAGYLAICAFLVNVSREIMKDIEDIEGDKALGARTLPIIIGEKKAAIIAAIFGFLTVIASFLPVKVGIGLGYAPIIIVDIIIIKASIDVLRDPKAASKGQKLLKIATFVAVISFLAGALTKGV comes from the coding sequence ATGGAAGTCAAGGGATTCATAGAGATAATGAGACCTCATAATTGTATCCTTGCCGGAATAGTTGGAATTTTGGGAGCATTGGTGGCCTATGAAGGAATTCCAGACATTAAAACCCTCACATTAATTTTTTGGGTGGTTTACTTTGGATGTTCTGGAGGGAACACCGCCAATGATTACTTTGATTATGAAATTGACAAAATAAACAGGCCGAACAGGCCTCTTCCCAGGGGTGCCATGTCCAGGAGAGCAGCTCTGTACTATGCCCTTCTTCAATATGCTATTGGAAGTATACTCGCTTATTTCCTAAATATAAGGGCTTTTGTCTTTGCCACAATTGCGTACTTCCTGACGTTCTTATATGGATGGAAGCTCAAACCTCTCCCCCTCGTTGGGAACATAACAGTAGCAGCCTTAACGGCGGCAACTCCAATATATGGGGCAATTGGAGTGGGTAGAATAGGATTAGCTGGGTATTTGGCAATTTGTGCGTTCCTAGTTAACGTTTCAAGGGAAATAATGAAGGATATTGAAGATATTGAGGGAGACAAAGCTTTAGGAGCGAGAACCCTTCCCATAATAATAGGAGAGAAGAAAGCTGCAATAATAGCAGCGATTTTTGGATTTCTTACAGTAATAGCTTCTTTCCTTCCAGTAAAGGTAGGAATAGGTCTTGGGTATGCTCCCATAATAATTGTGGACATTATTATTATAAAAGCAAGCATTGATGTTCTTAGAGATCCAAAAGCGGCCAGCAAAGGTCAAAAATTATTGAAAATTGCAACTTTCGTAGCAGTTATAAGCTTCTTAGCGGGAGCTCTTACTAAGGGGGTGTGA
- a CDS encoding tetratricopeptide repeat protein, translated as MVEEKIKEAIKNRDCETILELLDEYLEQIEDEEKLREALKEIGEAAVECEDFDIIHEISHLYEHLGEPEKGIELYKKIVERRKGDKEKYAEALYYLAEEYEHMGMPEEALKIYQELLEIEKELGNEREIALTLANIAVVKDELGEADEAIKLMSEAKDIFEKINDTKNYHIALIDLAHFYYELGEYEKAMQIIEEVLRNPLDDEIEVHGRLVESEIHSALENYKKAALSLRNALLRSGDDEYLFETAFEAVLEFIEELYNEEKYAELKEVASLFAELFEDDTKFFFQAIEKLAEWKLGKEEAKKEFEELYNKIENEEMKEFLDELKKPKVNLSL; from the coding sequence ATGGTTGAAGAAAAAATCAAAGAAGCAATAAAAAACAGGGATTGTGAAACAATACTTGAGTTGCTGGACGAGTATTTAGAGCAGATAGAGGATGAGGAAAAGCTTAGAGAGGCTTTAAAGGAGATTGGAGAAGCGGCAGTTGAGTGTGAAGACTTCGACATTATTCACGAAATTTCTCACTTATACGAGCATTTAGGAGAGCCTGAAAAAGGAATTGAGCTCTATAAGAAAATTGTTGAGAGAAGGAAAGGAGATAAGGAAAAATATGCTGAAGCTCTATACTATTTAGCTGAAGAGTATGAGCACATGGGAATGCCTGAAGAGGCTTTGAAAATTTATCAGGAGCTCTTAGAAATTGAAAAAGAGTTGGGAAATGAGAGGGAGATAGCTTTAACTTTGGCTAACATAGCTGTCGTTAAAGATGAGCTTGGAGAGGCAGATGAGGCAATAAAATTAATGAGTGAGGCAAAAGATATTTTTGAGAAAATTAATGACACTAAGAATTACCACATAGCCCTAATAGACTTGGCCCACTTCTATTACGAGCTTGGGGAATATGAAAAGGCCATGCAGATAATAGAAGAAGTTCTTAGAAATCCCCTTGATGATGAAATAGAGGTTCACGGGAGACTTGTAGAGAGTGAAATTCACTCTGCATTGGAAAATTACAAAAAGGCAGCTCTCTCCCTTAGAAATGCCCTCTTAAGATCTGGAGATGATGAATATCTCTTTGAAACGGCATTTGAGGCAGTTCTAGAATTCATTGAAGAGCTGTACAATGAAGAGAAGTATGCGGAGTTAAAAGAGGTAGCTTCGCTCTTTGCAGAGCTGTTCGAAGATGATACAAAATTCTTCTTCCAGGCGATAGAGAAGCTTGCAGAATGGAAGCTTGGAAAAGAGGAAGCTAAAAAGGAATTTGAAGAGCTTTACAATAAAATTGAAAATGAAGAAATGAAGGAATTTTTAGATGAACTAAAGAAGCCAAAGGTCAATTTGTCACTTTAA
- the fba gene encoding class I fructose-bisphosphate aldolase, with product MEAPQNVGIKRRLKRFFRRDGRALIFAMDHGFEHGPTDFEPVWEHVNPRVIIRKVVRAGIDGVMMLPGLARIAGDEVKPEVGLMIKLTSKTNLRPKPEQLLQSQLGFVDDAIKLGADAIAATVYWGSPQEDVMMRQFAEIVSYAHDLGYPVVQFAYPRGPYIDEKYGKKEDYRVVMYGARAAAESGADMIKTYWTGSKETFAKVVEAAAGVPVLLSGGAKTENPVDFLKVVWEVIEAGGAGAVVGRNIFQRENPEPMIKALIRVIHRNEDPEEAAKAEGLI from the coding sequence ATGGAGGCCCCTCAAAATGTTGGAATTAAGAGGAGGCTAAAAAGATTCTTTAGGAGAGATGGAAGAGCTTTAATCTTCGCCATGGACCACGGCTTTGAGCACGGCCCTACGGACTTTGAGCCAGTTTGGGAGCATGTAAATCCAAGGGTTATAATCAGGAAAGTAGTAAGAGCTGGAATCGATGGAGTCATGATGCTCCCAGGACTTGCGAGAATAGCTGGTGACGAGGTTAAGCCAGAAGTTGGATTAATGATAAAGCTCACAAGCAAAACAAACCTGAGGCCCAAGCCAGAACAACTATTGCAGAGTCAATTAGGTTTTGTTGATGACGCAATAAAGCTTGGTGCAGATGCAATCGCCGCAACAGTCTACTGGGGTTCTCCTCAAGAAGATGTCATGATGAGACAGTTTGCAGAAATAGTGAGCTATGCTCACGACCTTGGTTACCCAGTAGTCCAATTTGCATACCCAAGAGGGCCCTACATTGACGAAAAGTACGGAAAGAAGGAAGACTACAGGGTAGTTATGTATGGAGCAAGAGCTGCTGCAGAAAGTGGAGCAGATATGATAAAGACCTATTGGACAGGATCAAAGGAGACGTTTGCAAAAGTCGTAGAAGCTGCCGCTGGTGTTCCAGTTCTTTTAAGTGGTGGAGCTAAGACCGAAAATCCTGTTGACTTCCTAAAGGTTGTCTGGGAAGTTATTGAAGCTGGAGGAGCTGGAGCAGTTGTTGGAAGAAATATATTCCAAAGAGAAAACCCAGAACCAATGATTAAGGCCCTCATTAGGGTAATCCACAGAAATGAAGATCCAGAGGAAGCTGCTAAGGCAGAAGGTCTCATTTGA
- the speB gene encoding agmatinase produces MLLHTYKSFDMELPLVNIKDADYVILGLPYDGTTSYKPGARFGPVLIRQATLNFESYILDYDVDLAEAKIADAGDVALPVSIEEALKVAEETVRELREINPKALPIFLGGEHSMTLAPVRVLKPKSYVVFDAHLDLRDSYGGSKFNHACVARRINELRVEVAIFGVRSGTKEEVDFARKNGIEWIHARDYSFEAFVDIVSTLPEPIYLSIDIDTFDASLVPETGTPEPGGLRFWDVVEALEWLSESREVIGIDIMEVGGEKLGNVTALTGAKLLFYLLGMFEGIKK; encoded by the coding sequence ATGCTGTTACATACCTACAAATCATTTGATATGGAACTGCCACTAGTCAACATAAAAGATGCCGACTACGTGATTCTGGGCCTTCCCTATGATGGGACTACAAGCTATAAGCCAGGTGCAAGGTTTGGTCCAGTTTTAATAAGGCAAGCTACTCTAAATTTTGAGAGCTACATTTTGGATTATGACGTTGATTTAGCCGAAGCTAAGATAGCTGACGCTGGAGATGTAGCACTACCTGTGAGTATAGAAGAGGCACTAAAGGTCGCTGAGGAAACTGTGAGAGAGTTGAGAGAAATAAATCCCAAAGCTTTGCCAATATTCCTAGGTGGAGAGCATTCTATGACGCTAGCCCCAGTAAGAGTCCTCAAACCTAAGAGTTATGTAGTCTTTGATGCGCATTTGGACTTAAGAGACAGCTACGGGGGTTCAAAGTTCAACCATGCTTGTGTTGCTAGAAGAATAAATGAGTTGAGAGTAGAAGTGGCAATATTTGGAGTGAGGAGTGGGACTAAGGAGGAGGTGGATTTTGCACGGAAAAACGGAATAGAGTGGATTCATGCAAGAGACTACAGCTTTGAAGCGTTTGTAGATATTGTTAGCACTCTACCAGAGCCCATATACCTTTCAATTGACATAGATACCTTCGATGCATCTCTAGTTCCTGAAACTGGAACCCCAGAGCCTGGAGGATTAAGATTCTGGGACGTTGTGGAAGCTTTAGAATGGTTATCAGAGAGCAGGGAAGTCATTGGGATAGATATAATGGAAGTTGGAGGAGAAAAGCTGGGCAATGTAACAGCCTTAACTGGGGCAAAGCTCCTCTTCTACCTCCTGGGAATGTTCGAGGGGATTAAGAAATGA
- a CDS encoding 2,3-bisphosphoglycerate-independent phosphoglycerate mutase has protein sequence MKQRKGVLIILDGLGDRPIKELGGKTPLEYANTPTMDYLAKIGILGQQDPIKPGQPAGSDTAHLSIFGYDPYKSYRGRGYFEALGVGLELDEDDLAFRVNFATLENGVITDRRAGRISTEEAHELAKAIQENVDIPVDFIFKGATGHRAVLVLKGMAEGYKVGENDPHEAGKPPHPFTWEDEASKKVAEILEEFVKKAHEVLDKHPINEKRRKEGKPVANYLLIRGAGTYPNIPMKFTEQWKVKAAAVVAVALVKGVAKAIGFDVYTPKGATGEYNTDEMAKARKAVELLKDYDFVFIHFKPTDAAGHDNNPKLKAELIERADRMIKYIVDHVDLEDVVIAITGDHSTPCEVMNHSGDPVPLLIAGGGVRADYTEKFGEREAMRGGLGRIRGHDIVPIMMDLMNRTEKFGA, from the coding sequence ATGAAGCAGAGAAAAGGAGTGCTTATTATTTTGGATGGCCTTGGAGATAGACCCATAAAAGAGCTCGGAGGCAAAACTCCTTTAGAGTATGCAAATACACCCACCATGGATTACCTTGCCAAAATAGGGATTCTTGGGCAACAAGATCCAATAAAACCTGGCCAACCAGCAGGAAGTGATACTGCCCACCTAAGCATCTTCGGATATGATCCCTATAAGAGTTACAGGGGGAGAGGATATTTTGAGGCTCTTGGTGTTGGTTTGGAGTTAGACGAGGACGATCTAGCATTCAGAGTAAATTTTGCAACTTTGGAGAATGGAGTGATAACAGATAGAAGAGCCGGAAGGATTAGCACTGAGGAGGCTCATGAACTAGCAAAGGCAATACAGGAGAATGTAGATATTCCAGTAGACTTCATATTCAAAGGCGCAACTGGACACAGAGCTGTTCTGGTTTTGAAAGGAATGGCAGAGGGATACAAAGTTGGAGAGAACGATCCTCATGAGGCAGGAAAACCACCCCACCCCTTCACCTGGGAAGATGAAGCGAGCAAGAAGGTTGCCGAAATCCTGGAAGAGTTTGTCAAAAAAGCCCATGAAGTCCTTGATAAGCATCCAATAAATGAGAAGCGCAGAAAAGAAGGGAAACCAGTGGCAAATTACCTCTTAATTAGAGGGGCGGGTACTTATCCAAACATCCCAATGAAATTCACGGAGCAGTGGAAGGTTAAGGCCGCCGCAGTAGTTGCAGTAGCTTTGGTAAAGGGAGTTGCAAAGGCCATTGGATTTGACGTTTATACTCCAAAAGGAGCTACTGGAGAGTACAATACCGATGAGATGGCCAAGGCTAGAAAGGCAGTTGAATTGCTGAAGGATTACGACTTTGTCTTCATACACTTCAAGCCAACAGATGCAGCTGGCCACGACAACAATCCAAAGCTAAAGGCAGAGCTAATAGAAAGAGCCGATAGGATGATTAAATACATAGTGGATCACGTTGATCTGGAGGATGTAGTCATAGCAATAACTGGAGACCACTCAACTCCATGTGAAGTTATGAACCACAGTGGGGATCCAGTTCCACTTTTGATAGCTGGAGGAGGAGTTAGGGCAGATTACACGGAGAAGTTCGGCGAAAGAGAGGCAATGCGCGGAGGCCTTGGAAGGATAAGAGGGCACGACATAGTCCCAATTATGATGGATTTAATGAATAGGACTGAGAAGTTCGGCGCCTGA
- a CDS encoding aldehyde ferredoxin oxidoreductase family protein, translated as MFGYKGKIARVNLTTGKVKYEDLPEEIIRKFIGGKGLGYYIIYKEVPPGTDPLSPANKFVFATGGLTGLVPGGSKVIAVSKSPTTRLITDSSGGDAFGPKLKGHFDALIIEGRSEEPVYLYIHDGKVEINPAEHLWGKGTYEVAKEIWKDHPSASIAMIGPAGEKMSRMANVVYDTERASGRGGLGAVLGSKRVKAIVVEPGERPKVAHTEEFQQLWSEFYKKFSTDPKYADTRKYGTTTALLWAAEVGMGSAYNFSKPHIPEELAKKLSGLEIERYEIEPEWYIHGKSCPIKCSMYMEIEYKGKKIRVKPEYESLGMLGAATGVFDLPAVSYFIWLVNNYGLDSIATGNTIAWFLELVERGLITEEEIGFPVKGFGDAEAVERLIHLIAERKGIGAVLADGVKRACERLGRGCEFAVHVKGLESPAWDPRGRRTYALSYATADIGASHLRGWPSPHQLPNDGPAKELVPSLIEDRDYMYIINMLGVCKFVPYTLDDLAKLYSLATGEEWSVEKLRRVAQAVESMARIYNALEWITPPLDDTIPPRWWEPEKDGPAKGNAAFIDYNDFLEARREFYRLRGWDEELGVPLPETMEKLGYPEFKEDAKRALEVVKRRMLNTALS; from the coding sequence ATGTTTGGGTATAAGGGAAAAATTGCAAGGGTTAACCTCACAACTGGGAAAGTTAAGTATGAAGACCTTCCAGAAGAGATAATCAGGAAGTTTATAGGTGGAAAAGGGCTTGGATATTACATTATCTACAAGGAAGTTCCTCCTGGGACAGACCCCCTAAGCCCCGCAAATAAGTTTGTATTTGCAACTGGAGGGTTAACAGGCCTAGTCCCAGGGGGAAGCAAGGTAATTGCAGTCTCAAAGAGCCCAACCACTAGGCTTATCACAGATTCCAGTGGAGGAGATGCTTTTGGCCCAAAGCTCAAGGGGCATTTTGATGCCCTAATAATAGAGGGAAGATCTGAAGAGCCCGTCTATCTATACATTCACGACGGAAAAGTTGAAATAAACCCAGCTGAGCACCTATGGGGTAAGGGCACTTATGAAGTGGCAAAAGAAATCTGGAAAGATCATCCAAGTGCTAGCATAGCAATGATAGGACCAGCAGGAGAGAAGATGAGTAGAATGGCAAATGTTGTTTACGACACCGAGAGGGCCAGCGGAAGGGGAGGACTCGGCGCAGTGCTCGGAAGCAAGAGAGTTAAAGCTATCGTGGTAGAGCCTGGGGAGAGACCAAAAGTCGCTCATACTGAAGAGTTCCAACAACTGTGGAGTGAGTTTTACAAAAAGTTCTCTACTGATCCAAAGTACGCTGACACTAGAAAATACGGAACTACAACTGCTCTCCTGTGGGCAGCTGAAGTTGGAATGGGTTCAGCTTATAATTTCTCCAAACCGCACATTCCTGAAGAGCTGGCTAAGAAGCTTTCGGGCCTCGAAATCGAGAGATATGAGATAGAGCCTGAATGGTATATCCACGGAAAGAGCTGCCCCATAAAGTGCAGCATGTATATGGAAATTGAGTACAAAGGGAAGAAGATAAGAGTTAAGCCCGAATATGAAAGTTTGGGAATGCTCGGAGCTGCCACGGGAGTATTTGACTTGCCAGCAGTTTCTTACTTCATTTGGCTGGTTAACAACTATGGACTCGACAGCATAGCTACTGGAAATACCATTGCATGGTTCTTAGAACTGGTTGAGAGAGGACTCATTACAGAGGAAGAAATTGGATTTCCAGTAAAGGGATTTGGAGATGCAGAGGCAGTGGAAAGGCTAATTCACCTAATAGCGGAGAGAAAGGGAATAGGCGCAGTTTTAGCTGACGGTGTTAAGAGAGCCTGCGAAAGATTAGGAAGAGGATGCGAATTCGCTGTTCATGTTAAAGGATTGGAATCCCCTGCCTGGGATCCCAGGGGAAGGAGAACCTACGCGTTAAGCTATGCTACAGCTGACATTGGTGCTTCCCACTTGAGGGGATGGCCAAGCCCTCACCAATTGCCAAACGATGGACCAGCGAAGGAGTTAGTCCCATCGCTCATTGAGGACAGAGACTACATGTACATTATAAACATGCTAGGTGTGTGCAAGTTCGTCCCGTACACGCTTGACGATTTGGCTAAGCTATATTCCCTAGCTACTGGAGAAGAATGGTCAGTGGAGAAGCTAAGGAGAGTTGCGCAGGCTGTAGAGAGCATGGCAAGAATTTACAATGCACTCGAGTGGATTACACCACCATTAGATGATACAATACCACCACGCTGGTGGGAGCCAGAAAAAGATGGTCCAGCAAAGGGAAACGCAGCATTCATTGATTACAACGACTTCTTGGAGGCAAGGAGAGAGTTCTACAGGCTAAGGGGATGGGATGAAGAGTTGGGCGTTCCACTACCAGAAACAATGGAGAAACTTGGATACCCAGAGTTCAAGGAAGATGCAAAGAGAGCATTGGAAGTAGTTAAGAGGAGAATGCTCAATACTGCTCTCTCATAG
- a CDS encoding zinc finger domain-containing protein has translation MVEMKFEIPVCTSCGREITPREHATHFICPNCGEAVIWRCESCRVLAKPYKCPNCGWEGP, from the coding sequence ATGGTTGAGATGAAGTTTGAGATACCAGTATGTACCTCATGTGGAAGGGAGATAACACCCAGGGAGCACGCTACTCACTTTATCTGTCCAAACTGCGGTGAGGCAGTAATATGGAGATGTGAAAGCTGTAGGGTTTTAGCAAAGCCCTATAAGTGCCCCAATTGCGGATGGGAGGGACCCTGA
- a CDS encoding THUMP domain-containing protein, translating into MKFLATCPPGREGDAMLELEWALNAKVKRTRWGGVLIGETPLGKQEAIERIKTFETFALQRFIPIDYVVPLEELENKIEEIAKTIPRGKFAVRAKVRGAKVGEKELERKLGSIIKKITENPVDLENPDVIVFVNVLKNKALISILRPGEIVKKKVED; encoded by the coding sequence ATGAAATTCCTCGCCACATGCCCCCCTGGGAGAGAAGGAGATGCAATGCTCGAGCTCGAGTGGGCGTTGAATGCCAAGGTGAAAAGAACAAGGTGGGGGGGAGTTTTAATAGGAGAGACCCCGCTAGGAAAGCAGGAGGCAATAGAGAGAATAAAGACGTTTGAAACTTTCGCCCTTCAACGCTTTATCCCCATCGATTATGTAGTCCCTCTTGAGGAACTTGAAAATAAGATCGAAGAAATTGCCAAAACTATTCCCAGGGGGAAGTTTGCAGTTAGAGCTAAAGTTAGGGGAGCGAAAGTTGGGGAAAAGGAGCTTGAGAGAAAGTTGGGAAGCATAATAAAAAAGATAACTGAAAACCCAGTTGATTTAGAGAACCCCGATGTGATAGTTTTTGTCAATGTGTTAAAAAACAAAGCGTTGATCTCGATTTTAAGACCTGGAGAGATTGTCAAGAAGAAAGTTGAAGATTGA
- a CDS encoding aldo/keto reductase — translation MKRVNAFNDLKRIGDDKVTAIGMGTWGIGGRETPDYSRDKESIEAIRYGLELGMNLIDTAEFYGAGHAEEIVGEAIKEFEREDIFIVSKVWPTHFGYEEAKKAARASAKRLGTYIDLYLLHWPVDDFKKIEETLHALEDLVDEGVIRYIGVSNFNLELLQRSQEVMRKYEIVANQVKYSVKDRWPETTGLLDYMKREGIALMAYTPLEKGTLARNECLAKIGEKYGKTAAQVALNYLIWEENVVAIPKASNKEHLKENFGAMGWRLSEEDREMARRCV, via the coding sequence ATGAAAAGGGTAAATGCATTCAACGACCTTAAGCGTATAGGAGATGATAAGGTAACGGCAATTGGAATGGGAACATGGGGAATAGGAGGGAGAGAGACCCCAGACTATTCTAGGGATAAGGAAAGCATAGAAGCAATAAGATATGGACTTGAATTAGGAATGAATTTAATCGACACAGCGGAATTCTATGGAGCTGGTCATGCTGAGGAAATAGTTGGAGAGGCCATTAAAGAATTCGAACGTGAGGACATCTTCATAGTGAGCAAGGTCTGGCCAACTCACTTTGGGTATGAGGAAGCAAAGAAGGCTGCTAGAGCAAGTGCTAAAAGGTTAGGAACTTATATTGACCTTTATTTGTTGCACTGGCCCGTTGATGACTTCAAGAAGATAGAGGAGACACTTCACGCTTTGGAAGACCTCGTAGATGAGGGAGTGATAAGGTACATTGGAGTTAGCAACTTCAATCTGGAACTTCTCCAGCGCTCCCAGGAGGTCATGAGGAAGTATGAGATTGTAGCAAATCAAGTTAAATACTCAGTGAAAGACCGCTGGCCCGAAACTACAGGACTTCTCGACTACATGAAGCGTGAAGGAATAGCATTAATGGCGTACACACCTCTAGAAAAGGGAACTCTTGCAAGGAATGAATGTCTAGCTAAAATTGGAGAAAAATACGGAAAAACAGCTGCTCAAGTGGCTTTAAACTACCTGATTTGGGAGGAAAATGTTGTAGCAATTCCAAAAGCAAGCAACAAGGAACACCTCAAAGAAAACTTTGGAGCTATGGGATGGAGGCTTTCAGAGGAGGATAGAGAGATGGCAAGGAGGTGTGTGTGA
- a CDS encoding molybdopterin-guanine dinucleotide biosynthesis protein MobB — protein sequence MKAMEFVGYKKSGKTTCVENVAKVLKKEKGYRVAIAKSMHSNFDKEETDTWKFSRIADYVIVHAQDIDGLLFKAKDVNALFSMVSADILLIEGFKSITHVPKVICAKSEEEVRELNNGLAIAVSGVIANKGIKEIDGLPVINATKEPEKLAELVEKKGFMLPNIDCGLCGYNCAEMAKLIVKGEKTVKDCVVLSSTPKVTIKIDGQVLPLKDWVQELVEKTIKGMLSAMKGYREGRKIEIVIKE from the coding sequence ATGAAGGCTATGGAGTTTGTTGGATACAAGAAGAGCGGGAAGACGACATGTGTGGAAAACGTTGCCAAAGTATTAAAAAAGGAAAAAGGGTACAGAGTTGCAATAGCCAAAAGCATGCACTCAAACTTTGACAAAGAGGAAACTGACACGTGGAAGTTCTCTAGAATAGCTGATTATGTGATAGTTCATGCCCAGGACATAGACGGTTTACTGTTCAAAGCTAAAGATGTAAATGCATTGTTTTCAATGGTTTCGGCGGACATTTTGCTCATAGAAGGATTCAAAAGTATAACACATGTTCCAAAAGTTATCTGCGCGAAAAGTGAAGAGGAAGTAAGGGAGTTAAATAATGGCCTTGCAATTGCAGTAAGTGGGGTAATTGCAAATAAAGGAATAAAGGAAATAGATGGGCTTCCAGTAATAAATGCAACAAAGGAACCAGAAAAATTGGCGGAACTAGTGGAGAAGAAGGGTTTCATGCTTCCAAATATAGATTGTGGACTGTGTGGATACAACTGTGCGGAAATGGCGAAGCTAATTGTCAAGGGAGAGAAGACAGTTAAGGATTGTGTCGTTTTGAGCTCAACTCCAAAAGTTACGATAAAAATTGATGGACAGGTTTTACCCCTAAAAGATTGGGTTCAAGAGCTTGTAGAGAAGACAATCAAGGGAATGCTTTCTGCCATGAAAGGTTACAGAGAGGGAAGAAAGATAGAAATTGTAATTAAAGAGTGA
- a CDS encoding elongation factor 1-beta: MGDFNLVGVIRVMPTDPEVNLDELEEKLKALIPEKYGLAKVEREPIAFGLVALKFYVLGRDEEGYSFDEIAEKFQEVEEVESAEVETVSRI, encoded by the coding sequence ATGGGCGACTTTAATTTGGTTGGTGTAATTAGAGTGATGCCAACAGATCCCGAAGTGAACTTGGATGAGCTTGAGGAAAAGTTGAAGGCACTAATTCCAGAGAAGTATGGACTTGCAAAGGTTGAAAGAGAACCCATAGCCTTTGGACTAGTAGCACTGAAGTTCTACGTTCTTGGAAGGGACGAGGAAGGGTACTCCTTCGACGAAATAGCAGAAAAGTTCCAAGAAGTAGAAGAGGTAGAAAGTGCAGAAGTTGAAACTGTCTCAAGAATTTAA